The following are encoded together in the Dickeya lacustris genome:
- the nadC gene encoding carboxylating nicotinate-nucleotide diphosphorylase — protein sequence MTTRRYSQEQRQAELLGRIEQDIPTSVSLALREDLGGEVNQEHDITAQLLPAETMASAVIITREAGVFCGQRWLDEVFRQLGGNITIDWQVQDGDALTANQVLCQLHGVSRILLTGERTALNFLQTLSGVATEVSRYVAQLTGTRTRLLDTRKTVPGLRTALKYAVLCGGGSNHRLGLADAFLIKENHIIAAGSIKQAVEKALQLRSDVPVEVEVETLNELQHALDAGADIIMLDNFTLAAIREAVTLTNGRALLEVSGNVTLQTLADYAATGVDYISVGALTKHVRALDLSMRFS from the coding sequence ATGACAACACGCCGTTATAGTCAGGAACAACGCCAGGCCGAACTGCTTGGTCGTATTGAGCAAGATATTCCCACCAGCGTCAGCCTGGCATTACGTGAGGATCTGGGGGGGGAAGTCAACCAAGAGCACGATATCACCGCACAGCTATTACCGGCAGAGACCATGGCCAGCGCCGTTATTATCACCCGTGAAGCGGGCGTCTTCTGCGGCCAACGCTGGCTGGACGAAGTATTCCGCCAGTTAGGCGGCAACATCACCATTGACTGGCAAGTCCAAGACGGTGATGCATTGACCGCTAATCAAGTGCTGTGCCAACTACACGGTGTCTCCCGCATCCTGCTCACCGGAGAGCGCACCGCGCTCAATTTCCTGCAAACGCTCAGTGGCGTGGCAACCGAAGTCAGCCGTTATGTTGCGCAACTGACTGGAACACGAACCCGCTTGCTGGATACGCGAAAAACGGTGCCAGGTTTACGTACTGCGCTTAAATACGCGGTACTGTGCGGTGGCGGCAGCAATCACCGTCTGGGTTTGGCAGATGCATTTCTTATCAAAGAGAACCACATTATTGCAGCCGGCTCCATCAAACAGGCGGTCGAAAAAGCCCTTCAGCTACGTAGCGATGTGCCGGTAGAAGTCGAGGTAGAGACCCTGAACGAACTGCAACACGCTCTTGATGCAGGTGCAGACATTATCATGCTGGATAATTTTACGCTGGCCGCCATCCGGGAAGCTGTCACATTGACCAACGGCCGTGCGCTATTGGAAGTCTCTGGCAACGTCACACTGCAAACCCTGGCAGATTACGCAGCCACAGGCGTTGACTATATTTCGGTGGGCGCGTTAACCAAGCATGTGCGGGCGCTCGATTTGTCGATGCGCTTTAGCTAG
- the ppdD gene encoding prepilin peptidase-dependent pilin, which translates to MTQHGFSLIELMVVIAIIAMLSALGIPAYQGYLQKAAMTDMLQTMASYKTAVDLCGLTNAGFGECNAGVQGIPAATSSRYVSAVTINSGVITLTGQSTLQGLRIVMTPVMDTPNGAPRWTRACQPDVTAESLRQACEDVFRFDSNAG; encoded by the coding sequence ATGACACAACACGGATTTTCATTAATCGAACTGATGGTGGTCATCGCCATTATTGCCATGCTGAGTGCTTTAGGCATACCGGCTTACCAAGGTTATCTACAAAAAGCGGCGATGACAGATATGCTGCAAACCATGGCGTCGTATAAAACTGCCGTCGATCTCTGCGGGCTGACGAACGCCGGGTTTGGCGAGTGCAATGCCGGGGTACAAGGCATTCCTGCCGCCACATCCTCACGCTATGTCAGCGCTGTAACCATCAATAGCGGCGTCATTACACTTACCGGTCAATCAACACTGCAAGGCCTGCGCATTGTGATGACGCCAGTCATGGATACACCAAACGGCGCACCCCGCTGGACTCGCGCCTGCCAGCCTGACGTAACGGCAGAAAGCCTGCGGCAGGCCTGCGAAGACGTGTTCCGTTTTGACAGCAATGCGGGGTGA
- a CDS encoding nucleoside-specific channel-forming protein Tsx gives MKKILAACAISTLSYSLPTLAESHDPQYLSDWWHQSINVVGSYHTRFGPQLNNDVYLEYEAFARKDWFDFYGYIDVPKTFGAGNTPDRGIWDKGSPLFMELEPRFSIDKLTHSQLGFGPFKEWYVANNIIYDQGRNNDSRQSTWYVGLGTDIATGTDLSLSANIYAKYQGQNYTAPNEDRWDGYRFKIKYFYPIASVWGGKLTYIGFTNFDFGSDLANAAGPSRTSNAIASSHILALNYDHWHYSVVARYFHNGGQWAEGTELDFGRGPFNVRSTGWGYYLVAGYNF, from the coding sequence ATGAAAAAAATCCTTGCTGCCTGTGCAATTAGCACGTTGTCATACAGTTTACCCACTCTTGCGGAGAGTCATGATCCGCAATATCTCTCTGACTGGTGGCATCAAAGTATTAACGTTGTAGGCAGCTATCACACGCGTTTTGGGCCCCAGTTGAATAACGATGTATACCTCGAGTATGAAGCTTTCGCCCGCAAAGACTGGTTTGATTTCTACGGTTATATTGACGTGCCAAAAACGTTTGGCGCGGGCAACACGCCTGACCGTGGTATTTGGGACAAAGGTTCCCCGCTGTTCATGGAACTTGAACCGCGTTTTTCAATTGATAAATTAACCCACTCGCAGTTAGGTTTCGGCCCGTTTAAAGAGTGGTACGTTGCGAATAATATTATCTACGATCAGGGTCGTAATAACGATTCGCGCCAGAGTACCTGGTACGTAGGTCTGGGTACCGACATTGCCACCGGCACCGATCTCTCACTGTCTGCCAATATCTACGCCAAGTATCAGGGCCAGAACTACACCGCGCCCAATGAAGATCGTTGGGATGGATACCGCTTCAAAATTAAATACTTCTACCCGATTGCCTCCGTGTGGGGCGGCAAGCTGACCTATATCGGCTTTACCAACTTTGATTTCGGCTCAGACCTGGCTAACGCAGCAGGCCCATCACGTACTAGCAACGCGATTGCCTCTAGCCATATTCTGGCCTTGAACTACGATCACTGGCACTATTCTGTGGTCGCGCGTTACTTCCACAACGGTGGCCAATGGGCTGAGGGCACGGAATTAGATTTTGGCCGTGGCCCATTCAATGTTCGCTCTACCGGATGGGGATATTATCTGGTCGCAGGCTACAACTTCTGA
- the ampD gene encoding 1,6-anhydro-N-acetylmuramyl-L-alanine amidase AmpD — MRVENGWLTGVTHILSPHQDERPQGELPSLLVIHNISLPPGEFGGPYIDRLFTGTLEGSDHPYFATISHLRVSAHCLIRRDGEVIQYVAFDKRAWHAGVSQFEGRERCNDFSIGIELEGTDSTPFTPEQYNRLAQVTRLLNEYYGITSARITGHSDIAPGRKTDPGPAFDWARYQQLWQAHVQKGE, encoded by the coding sequence ATGAGGGTCGAGAATGGTTGGCTGACAGGGGTGACACATATTCTGTCACCGCATCAGGATGAACGTCCGCAGGGGGAGCTTCCCTCGCTGTTGGTCATCCATAATATTAGTTTACCGCCGGGTGAGTTTGGCGGGCCCTATATCGATAGGCTTTTTACCGGCACATTAGAGGGTAGCGACCATCCGTATTTTGCCACGATTAGCCATTTGCGGGTGTCAGCCCATTGTCTGATTCGTCGTGACGGCGAAGTTATTCAGTATGTCGCTTTTGATAAACGCGCCTGGCATGCCGGTGTTTCTCAGTTTGAGGGGCGCGAGCGCTGTAATGATTTCTCTATTGGTATTGAACTTGAAGGCACAGATAGCACGCCCTTTACCCCCGAGCAATATAACCGCCTCGCGCAGGTGACGCGGCTACTCAATGAGTATTATGGTATTACGTCGGCGCGAATTACCGGGCATAGCGACATTGCGCCAGGACGTAAAACAGACCCGGGCCCGGCATTTGATTGGGCACGGTATCAACAGTTATGGCAGGCACACGTGCAGAAAGGGGAGTAA
- the ampE gene encoding beta-lactamase regulator AmpE, which yields MTLFSLLLVLGWERGFKRSDRWQLDHHLERLFRHLSSPSLLQTLFLSLAAMGGVFVLQRLLSGWLFGLPQLFLWIVIGLLCIGAGESRQHYHRYIQAAKRGESDACQEMAVELALIHGLPQEATARERLKELQNALLWLNFRFYLAPLFWFVVAGPYGAVALVGYTVLRARQCCLARHHTPLERANAGVDTLLHWLDWLPVRLAGVAYALLGHGEKALPAWFAAMMDWRSSQYWVLTRLAQFSLEREPHSDPISTPQAAVSLAKKVTQILVVVVALLTIYGTLI from the coding sequence ATGACGCTGTTTAGCCTATTGTTGGTTTTAGGGTGGGAACGGGGCTTTAAGCGTAGCGATCGCTGGCAACTGGATCATCATTTGGAGCGGCTGTTTCGTCATCTTTCATCCCCGTCTTTGTTGCAGACGCTTTTCCTGTCGCTGGCAGCAATGGGGGGCGTGTTTGTGTTGCAGCGGCTGCTGAGTGGCTGGCTATTCGGCTTGCCGCAGCTTTTTCTGTGGATTGTCATTGGGCTATTGTGCATTGGCGCAGGCGAGTCGCGCCAACATTATCACCGCTATATTCAGGCGGCAAAACGCGGTGAGAGCGATGCTTGTCAGGAAATGGCGGTTGAGCTGGCGCTCATCCATGGTTTACCGCAGGAAGCGACCGCGCGCGAGCGGTTAAAAGAGCTGCAAAATGCGCTGCTGTGGTTAAATTTCCGTTTTTATCTGGCACCGCTGTTTTGGTTTGTGGTGGCAGGCCCGTATGGCGCAGTCGCATTGGTCGGCTATACCGTATTACGCGCCAGGCAATGCTGTCTCGCCCGCCATCACACGCCGCTGGAGCGCGCCAATGCGGGGGTTGATACCCTGCTGCATTGGCTTGATTGGCTTCCTGTTCGTCTGGCTGGGGTGGCGTATGCTCTGTTAGGGCATGGTGAAAAGGCACTGCCTGCATGGTTTGCCGCGATGATGGACTGGCGTTCGTCGCAGTATTGGGTGCTAACCCGGCTGGCGCAATTCTCTTTGGAAAGAGAGCCGCATAGCGACCCAATATCTACGCCACAGGCAGCGGTATCGTTGGCAAAAAAAGTTACGCAGATATTGGTTGTCGTCGTTGCTCTGTTGACGATTTACGGCACGCTGATTTAG